ATAtcttaaaaaccgaaaaaacttGCATGCATGCATATTCGTTTTTTAcactaattttatataaatcgaaactattaattttaatttaaaaataaaaattccactcagtaattttttattttataatttgctTTTACATTGTGATAATAATCACTTAGATAAAGACATCTAAAACgttttttctaaatatttttaataattaaaatttaatgcatataatcaattaaactgtgttatttttgttaaaattaggccaaataaattaatttgaccaaaaaaataatgaatcaaatcttgaaccgatctaaatttatttttttttatagaaaataactataatactcttattatagaaaataataaaaatatttcctATTATAGaagtattttagttattttctataataagggtattgtagtcattttttttataaaaaaataaaattaatttagaccaattcaagatttgattcaccattttttcggtcaaattaatttgtctgaCCTAATTTTAACAAATGTAACAcgatttaattgattatatgataaaattgtgaaaaaatagGAAAGTGTGTAATATTGTTAAggcatctttaaaaaaagacattcTACTTCTACATGTCTTTATTTAAGTGACTCCCATTGTAATAAAACTCTAAAAAGATCCAATACttttaatttcacaaaaaaaaaatccatatataaaaaattagagagcATATTAATTCTATTATGCTTTATCGGATTTTTTCAAAGCGACAATAATAAAAGGGAACAGAGAAGAGTATCATTGTATGTTGCATGCGAGCCTATAGTTAATTACAAGTGCTATGAATCCAATTAACTAGGAAGAATCATTATTGATAACATACAATATATACAAAGAGAGTTTTACGTGTaaatatgatatgatatgaaatttatattgtctaataataacTAGCGTTCACTTTTTTCATTTGTTGCTTTTCCCTAActtacctttttatttttattatctgtcttttattctttctaaaaaataaaaatccaattgAATGGGACATGAGTGTCTGCATGACTTTAGAGTAGTAGTGCTGTGTCTTGTATTCAGCATCAGAATCCTCAGCAATCTCATGAGAACTCACTATCATTATTCTCGCTTTATTTTGAAACCCTCAAGGGACATAAATGGAACTTTATTTTTTCAGATACCCATACCCACCAAGTATACCAAAAGACCAAATAATTTTCCATCAGGCCGTGGCTTTTCTTGAGGGAGAATCTTTGCACGTACGTTATATTATAGCtttttttaatacttaaaaatatttttaaccacttaataattttatatttgtatattattagtattattatttctattattatataattgaaatagatggttataatttttttttccgcTAAAAAGACACATTAAATGACTTTTTAAAAAATGCAATAATCTCTTCCTCCTTTACACATGGCCACCAAAAGTTGGAATAAATTCCCTGACTATAAGAGAGGATAAACCGATAAagagctatatatatatatatatatatatatccccaAAAGCCCTACCAATTTTTTGAGAGGAGAAAAGTATGGTTGGCTTTTTTGTTGTATACTTAGGATTCCTAAATATTCCCACTTTAAAGTTCATTTTgcttacaaaaaaaaagaggttcGTGGGGGAgggttatatttttctttagtgCAAGATAAGGAAAGCAAATAAATGTAATGGATTACTATATACAtttaagacaaaaataaagGAAACTCGGTAGTGCACAATTGGTCCCCAGTGCCACGCTCTAATATGTCTACACAATGTTGATTATAGTTTAACTATTTGTAgagtttttaataataattattgacaTGATTATTATATTCCTTTTCACATATGCCATAATAATAAGTAAATCATAAGCCATAACAAGATAAGGTCTTCAATATTGATGATGAAGAAAGCCCAAACTCCCATGTGTACTAGACTACTAGCTAGTATTCTAGGCTCATCATGAGAAAGCTAATGGCCTTAGAATctatatgttattattattattattattattattattattattattattattattattattattattattattattggacaGAAGAATCTATTTGTTATTGAAGTTTACCTTACTAGTTACTAGTCAATCAATAAAAACTTGTACTTGAGTACTTGATACAAAAATAAGTAGCACAATGAAAAACTCAATTGCCACCCCGATAAATTAAATCTTCTGTGAATTAggtacataaaatttaaaaataattactaatataaGCATTTCCATCCAAGTCCTAATAATAAATCACCGGGTTTGGTAGCCTCGCACcattcatatataaaaaaaatatattattcaaaaGGGTCCCTAAACCCATAAATCATATATACTTACGTCATCAATTCATcatgaaattaataataaacccTTTACTTATCTAGCAATTAAgggaaaaataatagtatatatatatgtaaacaTTTCATGAAACGAACTATAAATTTCATCTGCTTACTTAGCTAGCTACCGTGTTCTAAGGTTTGTTTGCATCTCAAACATACAAATTTGGGTCACTTTTACAAATTGATTAGGAACGGATCATCGGTTTTATTGTGtttgttatattaaatttggactaattttttattgtttttaaaatattattgattgacaaacaaaaatatttaataacaaaaaaatattagccaaaattttttaaaatttattattttttattggtgAATTCTATTCAATCTcctctaaaataacatgtaagttaCTCTTTATGATGTGTTACACTCTAATTGATCATTATCTTAACTATAGTTAGATTATTTTGTAATTACTATTTGAGATGGGTAATggtataatttcttaaaatatcaaaaactcCATTCCCGTTGAAGCAACTCCTTCCAACTCCTCCATTCTTTCTTCGTCACGTAGCTTCAAATCCTTCcaagcatgtcgtcgacgtttGTGACAAGAAGCGACCGTCGTCATCTACTACTCTATCACGCAATTTCATCTCTTTCTTCGGTGCATCATCCTTAACGACGTCGTTGAATTTCTTTCGTCCGTAACTTTGCCGTCCTTTCCAACGCCAACGTCATCTCCTGGTCCTCTCACTCAATCCCTCTTTCTGTCGTGAATGGTTAGTTTGGTTAttaaattttgtcattaaaaaatatatctttatttaattacatgatggaacatatattcatatgtaaaatataatataataaaataaatctatttagagtacttaaaaatataattaaaatcagaaatatacaaatataataataaaatttatactctAAACAAGGAAACATTGCTTTAATCATACatgaattatttaaaaaataaataaattgttaaaattaataacacaagtttaaaatgataaaattcgACTTtctcacaaatattttttatagcattttattcttttaatttttaatttattagtactttattatttaattaatgattaaacaaattatttttatgagaaattattttttgtattatcttaaaaaaaaccaatataacaatttaaaaaataatgtaaaaatgacattttaaataaaaaatagttaatattaaaaattttaaatacaaaaataaattgtatagATATCTAagatataaatatgaaatacatgtctaaaataaataaaacagataaaaataattctttatttCTCGTAAGTatgtctaaaataaataaaacggacaaaaataatttgttatttctCATGAGTACTccttttttagatttttttaaactgTTGTATTGGTCTCTTCTTtaagataatacaaaaaataatttctcataaaaatatttttttaattattaattaaataataaaatactaataaattgaaaattaaaagaataaaaatactataaaaagaaTACGGTAAAAAATtggattttatcattttaaatttgtattattaattttaataataatttatttttaaataatttatgtatgataAACAAATATGTTTACTTGTTTAGAatacaaatttattattatatttatatgttcacgaatttaattatatttttaaatattctaaatagatttattttattatattatattttaactatgaatatatatttcatcatgtaattaaataaaaatatgtttttttaatgaaaaaatgtaATAACTAAACTAACCATTAATTATGTTGGTAAGAAGTGATCCACGATAGAAAGAGGGATAAAGTGAAGACGACTGGAGATAGCGATAACGGGGAAGAATGGCCAATGGAAATTCAACAACGTCGTTAAGGAATGATGCATTGAAGAGAGATTGCCTGAGAGGACAATAGATCGCAACGAGGTCGGCGCTGCTTCTTGTCACCACTGCGGCGACGACGATACTTAGAAAGATTGAAGTTACATGATGAAAAAATAATGGAAGAGTGAAGATATGCTTccataaattacaaaatattcCAACTATGGTTAAGATACTGACCAATTAGAGTGTAACACATCATGAAGGAtaacttacatgttattttaaAAGAGGTTGGGTAGAAtttacctttttattttatttaatatattttataataaatatataataaataagataaatttaaacTATTTGAATTGATTAACTTTTATCTCTGTAATTTGACTGATTAGTAAATTATTGCATTCTTTCCGCTCCAATGTTTGTCCTAATATCCGTCTCATTAACCTTATAATTCAAAAGTAagcttttatttaattaattaatgtctAAAATTTTTGTCGCACATGAACCGTGAGTGACAATTATATTTCTTTATATGTATCGTGTATAAATATCAATGATCAATTAGATTTAATTAGCACTTGATTCAAATTTTTGGATCACGTCCCGTAGTGTGGGTCTAATGAGGGATATGCAATTAAATCGATTGATTGGAGATGCAGCTACCTTTAATTAATTGGCACGTCTCTGAAAAAATTGCCAAGTGTGGGAATAAGACATCTAATTTGGGTTAGAAAAAGTCCCCCATATGAAAAGAGATTATGACTCAGATGACTTAGACATTTTTATCGCACCGAAGAATTCTTctgtatattataattaaaaaggataaaaatatggataataattacaaatttccccaaaacttaaattaattaattaatttaatttcatctTTGTACACATGCAGTTCATGCTAatatccaatcaaagcaataaaagaaataaagagatACTGAACTATATATAAGATTGTTGTCACAAATCTATTATAAGTtttattatggtctatctgggAAGTAGAATATATATATGGTTTGATCAACATAAATTAATTAGACTTTAGACACAAGCGTATGGGATGTGATGGAGAAAATAAGAATTTGTGCCAATAATATAAGCTGTCATGTGGTTGTCATGCAAGCGTATAGAAGGATGATAAGATTTCATGAGAAATGGTTAACACTTATTAACATGCttgtttattactttttctaagaaaaatgaaaaaacaaaaaagacatGGTGGTGGTATGTTAGTGCTACTAGATGCAAAAATAATATACCTTATGTCGGAGATAGGGGCTAAATGACAACGTCTTATAGAGCTGGACATTTCACTATTTGAAGAGACTacatagatattattattacagAAAAAATTCTTGATTAAAGTATCTTTTCTGAGATCTGTATGCTTTTTCCAGCTTTTGCTcttgtttttttctctcttttttttgatcTTGGCACTTCTAGTCTAGCTTTAATTTGTACTATTTGTtagcataataataattattattaaaaataaaaattgcttCTCAGAAGATcgaagatatatatataaagagtaATTAAAAGGCCAGGTTATATGTTGCTATATATTAGTTTCAAAGCCCCCTCTGTAGGTGGCCATTGTTAATTGTTGCTACCCCATGCATGTTCCACTTCATTATGGATCATTTAATTGTGTCTAATGTGAAAAAGAAACATGGTAAATAATGATATCCACATGTTTGGATCCAGATATATAATGGAAGAGATTGTTGGGGGGCTAATTGAAGATGATTTGTATATATAGAATACCATAATAGCACAGGCTGGAGAGAAGGTCACGAGGCTCTTAAGATCAGAGGAGTCATAGTCACTGATTGGTAATCTTTTATGACTTGAGGGACCAAGCATTGCACCCCCTACTCTTCACTACATTCCACACAGCACAATCTTACatgcaattttcttttcttttgagtAATAAGAACAAAGGCAAAACTACAAAATGAATCACATGAGAGCTTTGAAAGGAACAACCAGATGaatatatacacaaatataagCACATAAAATCACATGATAAGACTTAAGATTAAGAGGACATGTGaccaaaatatgaaattaataaaGTCATTTATTAATGAATTCAATACAAACCACACGCAAATAAAAGGCCCCAAAGAcctttttctctcaattttataAGCCAAATTTAGGCCACTATGAAAAAGAGGGTTCTCTCATGATCCCTCTCTCtcttgaaaacaaataaaagaaatccAAAGTTTAAACCTATAAACACGTATTTCCCATCACATGCGTGGACACCAGGCAATGGAGTCCTGTATAGTTAGGCCATACCTCGAGGccaaagaagaaataaagaaaaaatgtaaaaaaaaaataataataaaaatatatcacaCCCACACACACGTAATTGGCACGTGAAAACAGCACCAATCTGCACACGTGCCACAGTAAAGTCCACAAAATGTAGCCAACTCCAAACTGTTGCTGAGTAGTGTTGACTGCAGAAGAAACAATGATGCATGCTGGCAAAGATGAGAAGCTTGACTAATATGATGACATGAATAATGAACAGCTACCCCCCAAACTTCAAAGCTTCAAATTCAATACGTACCTGGCTCCACTATCTTCATCTATTTCACCAACAATCAATGCAACCTTTGAATATTCGTCCAATCTCCAACcccctctttctttctttccatgCATCCACACTTGCATTGCAAGACCAATCCATAAATGAATCTATCAGTATTTCCCTTTCTGAATTCTCACTCACAGCAAATTCTATTTATGTTACAAAATCTTCCCTTCCCCAAGGGAATCTGCAAAACCATTAATGAATGGCAATGCCAACCAACttgaaataataattattataaattataaattctccAAGCTCCAAACCCATCAAACTCACATCATACATATACAATATACACTTTATAGTAATCTACACCATCACTCATGAGTCAATttttaatcacaaaaaaaaaaaaccttctaaaaaattttgaggTTTCTACATAGACAGCATGGACGACCACCTTATttccttccttttcttttttgtttctccCTCCCTCATTATTTATTCCCCCACCCCCCTCATTTTCACACGGAGTTTCCCTTTTCATCTTCATTCACCCGCAAactgtcatttaattttctCCTTTTATTGTAAGACAAGGATAATGAAGAAGAGGGCGAGGGGAATGATGATGCAACAGTGATAGTACTCGACCTCATTCGGGTCCTAGTTGTTACTCGCATCTGTGGCAAATACTTAGGTGGATTTCTCCGATTACTGTGAATCACAATAAGTTCTTGCATCAACTGGTAGCACCCTATAATTTTTTCCTGCAACGAccacatgcatatatatatatcttatttGGAACCTGATCTGATATCTATCATAATATTGATAACTTGTACATGTAtatctattaattatttagCATAGTACATGCTTACTTTTCTTAGTCCCTGGCACCATGATTCAGCATTCTCAGGCTTAACAAGAGACCAATTAGGAATTTCATTAGCTGCACAGAGTATTGCTGCGGCAGCAATACATGATGGCCTGTAAGCAAGAAAGCTAGCCTCTGTCCaccaaaaattcaatataacaaaaaagaattattaATAATCACATTGAGCAACCAACAATGCATGCTTTAATTTCATTACTTTCcactaatatttaattatgtcaAGTTTCAACGGTGTTATTCATTTATTGTCTATGAAGTCCAGCTACCTCAACAACAGTTAACTACCATAATGTCCAACAAATTGAAGCTTTCTGAAAATATATGCATTTTAATTTCATGACCTATACCTTGGATATTAGATAAGATGATTTCCGTAGCTCGAGAAATGAGGAAGGGAGTAAAATTTCCAGCTGAATCAATTTTGCACGCAAAGAAATCAAGGAAGCTAAGTGGGGTAACTGATCTAAGCCTCCAATCCAACACACTAAGAACAAGTAGCTCCATCCTACGTATGGTTCCCGGCTCAAATACGTATTTGGCTCCTTCCACCTGTTTAAATAATTACACATGCCAAATCAACATAGTTTCTTATTAATTATCTATTTGAACTTTGAAAGGATTCCTCATATACCTGAAGGTCCAAGAGAGAGGGAACAAGAGGTTCCTCCATCTTTGCCGCTAAAGACAAACAAGCAACTGCTAGAAGCTGAAGAGTCCACCCACTTGTTTGCTGTAATCAAGTGTCAACATAACGGAAATGCtaataattaagtaattatcATTATCTTGATTCATGATCACTgtataataaattaaaccattaataatttgtttaatttcatAGCTTCTATATGTCTTAAATAGTATTCACACATCAGCCATGCACGTGCCAGGTTAGAGAGTAATACTAGAAGCTTGCCCGACCTGTCATTTTTCATGATCCAAAAATCTACAACAGTATccttttacaaataaaaaatgcaagTGGTATATTAAAAtctgttattaaaattattctctaatatatttgtgtataaatatatgtataatttaattttactttaatatatattttatattaatgattGACTTTAGTAATTGATTTTGATCTATACGTAATATAATCGGTTCTAAATACGCATACATTATGAAaaaatgaattatatatatgtattttgtgtagatatgtttttgtattttttattaaaagtgaTGAAATATTAGGTatctagttttttttaattaatttaaaactggaaaaagataaaaaaattgcatttcTCTTATTGATATATACCATATATTATATACTAGCTACTTGATATTTGTTTTTACGTGAAGAATTGACTTGCTAATAGTATAAATTATTCGTACACAATTATAGCGAAAAAGGtacttttacatatatatatttataaaattcaagACTATTTTATCATTTGTCGAATATAAACAAGTGCtttatttaatcaataattgaCGAGTTAATGTTATAGTAGCTGCGCTGCTTTTGGATTCAACTGAAAACGATCCAAAACCAATTAGAGTCCTAGACACAATAATTAGGTCTTAATTAAATATGAATACGTAACAAACAAGATAATAAAGAGAGTAGGTATTTGCACACTTACTGTAGCCAATCTAAAAGTTTGTTAAGCAATTAAGTAATCAAGTAGCAACATATTATTGACTCTTGCCGATGTTATCACGGATAGTCATACCATGGGTTGCTATAAtgatatactttttcttttttattttggtagaCAATGAAAAACACAAGAAACTTAATAcagtatttttaatatatttaaaagattttttaattaataattaaaaattattaaataattttataaatttaattatattattatttaatttcttttaattattacctTTACATGAAAACTGAAAAGAGAGTACATGAGTTTTCACCGTGCAATTAATAAGAAGTTTTGGCATTTGAAAAGTTGTGTAACTAATTACTGCGTTAGAAAATTTCTTCCCACGCACGTGAcaatatgatttgatttgaggAAACGTAAATTAAAGCTGTGTGGAGAGGAGAGTGCTGACCGGCAGCTGGCGAGAGTCCAAAAACCGATCCAAGTAATTAACGGAGAGGTATGCCGTCAGAGGCTGAAAGCCATAGTACGAGTGAACCTGCGAAACACGTAATAATAATTAGGGAAAATCGAAGATCTAGAAGTTACTAGAGAAACGCAGTAGTTAGTTACGGCAGTGGCATTAATGTAAAATGAGGGAATTTTGGAAGGAACGGAGCGAGAGAAGTGGTATTCAGTTGTAACTACCTTGAGGATCCATGCAACGGATTGTTCTCTTGCGTTGGCGTCGAGGGAGCGAGACTGAAACCTGGAGAGGTACTCCAATCCGGGGACGAAGTTGCGTTCGTGCTCCATGAAACACGCGATGGATTCCTCCGTCCACGACGACGACAatgaagaagacgaagaagacgATGATGATGAAGGTGATTCCGGCGAGTGTTGTGTGGAGAGGATTCCGGAGGAGTCCTCGCAGCAGAGGAGGTCATGGTGGCAAAGAGGCATATGTATGTGTAGTTTATTCAGTTTGCTGCGGCCATGTGGATGGTTGAGTCGGCGGAGAGAGAGTGATGGACTTTAAAAGCAGTGTGTGAGAAATAAAGACAGAGTGTGATGAGTGAGTGGAGGAGCGTGGTTGGTGAAAGAGATGTATGTATTGTtgtgtttggtttggtttgtttTGAAGCTTCAGCGTCTGCCTGTttcacttaaaaaataaattcatcaattatacattttttcaaataagtgcGTGTTTGATTTGATAAATAGAAGCGTGGGGACAGTAACAGTAGTAGATATCAAACTGAGATGTGGTGGCATGACATAATTGGGCTTCCATAAATCACCCTAATGAAACTATTTGAGCAGTATTGGTagaaagatgaagatgaagatattGTTTGGATTAGATGGAATTTGAGACAAGTCATTTTCTTACTGTTTGGATTCACGGTTGGTCATTGGAATTGAAATAACGGAAATGGAATACAACGCTATATTGTGTTAGTGTTGTAAGTGTGAGAAGTGTTGAAATTAGTTTTAcatcaaaaaaaattaagaaagagtgaggagtttataagatgcgAGACCCattaatttaacattttaagGTTTTGAATTAGATTTATTCTTCTTCACGGTTGGTTCAAGATATTGAATATGTTCATTTTACTAAGtgtgtaaaatatttattttactaagtATGTaaatggttattttaatattaaaatgtaGGTAAATAATTTGGAGGTataatgttttttatttgattgaattaTTGAAGGGCGCATAAAGCTAGCCTTTATACATTGTTTATTGAGTGCAAATAACCATGATAAATGACAAGTTACTAATTAACACATGACATGATCAAACATATCTCAACAGACAACACATTGCAAAATTAAATTACGGAGGGCAAATCGCAAATAAAACTATGGTGAACTgttgaaaaaattattctaggaaaaattattcattaatgACATGTAATAATAATTACTTAAGTTTACAATGTTTTTACTTAATAATCATGCATAaccatattattttatatatatattaagcatataattataataagagTTTAGAGACATGATAAATTTAgcataattataataatgaaTGATAACTGAACGTTGATTGATCAATTTCATTgatacataaaataaagataatatttttaacagtTACAGTTATTGGATGAAACgcacaaattatttaaaaattcaaaatgtcCATGAGTTACACTAGCTAGCTAGCTAGTACGAAAATATTCTTGAATTTGTTTTATATAACATAGTTGGGGACGCTGAATTGATAAATGAAGCTAGCTAGGAAGCTAGCTAGTGAACCATATTTGATATTAAATATTGGTGATGATTAATTAAATTTGGGACCTTTCAATACCTATTATTAACAATCCTGCTAGTTAGATAACAAGAGATGcgaataatttaaataatagaCTATATTTTAGgtttattaattattcaaaataaaaattatatctaattaattcaaaatttattttttaaaattaaaattatttttttaatctattatttaaattattaaaaaaaacgttatttctttatacttttttattatcaacTTATCACCCCAAAAATGCAATTGGATTACCGATTTCGCTTTCAGCCTTGTCCCCTTTGTGTGCGCCATCATAACATTTTCGTTTATAGTATTTGTTTGTCTTTTGCATGTAGTTTCCTAAGCGCCAAGTGCCCAAATAAAATCCAAATACAAGTTCATATTTTGTTtgtctaaaaattaatttgcacACTGCAagcgtgtttttttttttctaattgaacCCCTATAATTGGTtgcatatataattatttatgtatcttttaataatttaaaagttaaaaaaaattagttttataacCTACATAATACTTAGTCAGAGTTTTTAtagtcaaatttaaaaaaaaatcgatctttcttttaattcgatattaaatgaatttatttactatttatacTTCAAATGCAAAAGATATAAAGATATAATAGATAactaagatttaaaatttagtaaaatttattttttttatcaacatttataattattaatctaatttttttaatttagtaatttaataacatgcttataatttatatttttaaatattattaactaattactGATAAAAAAATTCTGCTAGTTCTCTTGCATTACAATTTTTAGAAGACTTCCATGATTGCTTTTAAAtttagaagaataagaaaataaagtttaaaaaaaaaatattttcgtaTTTTTCCTTGTCTTTTGTTGATTAAATAAATCACATAGCATTATTCTTACTTGGTAGTCTTACTCTTAGACATGGATGGAACATATATAGGTTGGGTATGGACCAATGAGCAATGTGAGGCACTAGGTTGTGATAGTAATTTGCTTTGTATTCCTGATAAATCATTGTTCCAtagagtttttattttttatttttttgtcttttaaatCATTCAACTATATATCTATTATCTAATATTATCTTAAA
The genomic region above belongs to Arachis duranensis cultivar V14167 chromosome 3, aradu.V14167.gnm2.J7QH, whole genome shotgun sequence and contains:
- the LOC107481289 gene encoding cyclin-D1-1; its protein translation is MPLCHHDLLCCEDSSGILSTQHSPESPSSSSSSSSSSLSSSWTEESIACFMEHERNFVPGLEYLSRFQSRSLDANAREQSVAWILKVHSYYGFQPLTAYLSVNYLDRFLDSRQLPQTSGWTLQLLAVACLSLAAKMEEPLVPSLLDLQVEGAKYVFEPGTIRRMELLVLSVLDWRLRSVTPLSFLDFFACKIDSAGNFTPFLISRATEIILSNIQEASFLAYRPSCIAAAAILCAANEIPNWSLVKPENAESWCQGLRKEKIIGCYQLMQELIVIHSNRRNPPKYLPQMRVTTRTRMRSSTITVASSFPSPSSSLSLSYNKRRKLNDSLRVNEDEKGNSV